taattatgttattatattatatattatgtatacattgtgttgttttaatagTAATGGGTTGATATTTTATGCATACAATATGGATATAATTTGTTATAGTAAAGAAGACAAATGTAGATTTCTTTGACTGCCATCATGCATACTGcaccatattttatttatttctgtatggTGTTTCTTGATCATctttacaaaattacattttgaaaatacatttctcattcattttaatCTTGTTTGTAGTTATTTTCCACCTTTGAAATAAATGAGTAAACACGCATGCAAACTTGCTGCGATTCTTTTTTATACTTTTGtcttcatgcattttttttcattattcaatTCATTATGCTTtgatttactatttatttacgACTACATATCTTGGTTATTAtgttaaataaaagataaaatatagacaaaaaaaaatatatatatatatatatatatatatataaaacaaagaaGTACAGAgatagtaaataaaaaaattaaaaaatacgtAACATGCAGCAGATCATTATAGTTTCGCaaatttgacactttttttggtgttaatattttttagtgTTATAATTTGGTAGTTAAAGTCACAaagaaaattatgtaattttgggGATGTTGaagaaaatttacatttatgaatataacattttcccaacaaaataaatatatttcctaTATATTCTGTGTTATGTTTACAATGAgaaaaatagcaaaatatatCACACATAGTTAAATCAATGTCTACATTGGATTTtgaagaaaataattttgacaCTTTGAAAAAAAGATGATCAATAGACTCAATACTGACATTACAGAAATTATTCAGATGAGGATTACCAAATTTGGATGTAATCTCATTTGTGGGGTATATACTatgcaaattctttaaatttatttctttaacTTTATTGGGGACACAGAATTTATAAAGTAAGAgccatgctttttttttttttcttttttttttttttaattaatcttaTCTATTAAAAATTCCCCTTGGAGTAATTATTTTCCTTGACTGAAACACATTtcttataatttttattactaCATTTTGGGTCTTAAATACACTTGTCTTCAACCAAAAAAGTCAGCTCCCTTTTTACAATCACTTCAAACGATAGACGACATTTCATTAAATGAACAAGACCATTAGTTATAGCTTTATAGCTTTAACAATTGTAAGAAACTCCTTATAAACAACaggaaaattgtatttaaacatgaaatcacaataaaaataaacattcccCTGTGGATCTAGTATATCGCAAAGATAAATAATAcgctgatctccatgatggtggcatcattttaaccaataaaacatcaacagctgatcctctgtgattctcaataacagcaggtgttcatcactaatgcacagtcatcatttaattagtctcttaattatctcatttaactctttgaggacttgggatttgactcgagactcgcttgtgacttgaaaggaatgacttggttcctcctctggtgaaatcagctgctgagttcatggctggaataaacacatggcaggacttttactttctgacccctggactttactcctctgtctgtaatatatctgcttgctttacactctttggccaccaggtggtattgtgagcaaatgaagcctccagaaatgaacccttttgtgaaccactTGAAAAGCTTaaagcttcatgaagcttcatttCACCATCACTACTCTGTAGTATGCATGCTGAGCagtgttcatttcattgtttcatctgggctgAGCATGTGGGGCCCTCATGAGTCTGCTGGCTGGGTTACAAAACTAGTAGAgcaacaggaaaaaaataaaaataaaaacacttacattCTGACATACATCTCTAATCACACTGCACAGAATAGAGAAACGAGACTCAGGAAAATGTGAATTTTGCAAAAGTTACGAGTCATGAAACTCATTTTTCTTACAATATCTGACAGCAACAGAGGAAGATAAGATGATATAGTTTAGTCCACAATTCAGTTTATCAGTTACTCTTTAACTCCTTACAATAAAGAAGAGGTTTCTGGTCTAGGTACgactaatgccgagttcacactgcacgattttcaaactcgtcggatcgctgttgttttcacactgcgtgactatctggggtagcattcagtcgctgctgtgttcacattgcacgatggatcggcgacaggggctttcacattgcacgatttcacaataggaagaatcgccgacaactctgtctgatccgcaaactgcGTTTCTCAAGAAAAcccacgcgagaagtgataaggaaataacgcgagaacctgtGTGCGTCAGaccgttgttctcgagcgagactggaagtattaaaaaaatgtagcaaattgtctgtgcactgaaaaacagattatgcaggagggaaatgcagggaacagggattgtgttctgcaaagagtggtaaataattttgcagtaactgttatgctgatgttgcggctggtcaagcgtttgtgcttgtttctgtatgatataattgtacatattaaaatactgatatggtccataactcctcactgaacttccctctgccctgtatctttgtctctcattggctgaaggtcatcgtgatgtagttttcagtcagaaatcattgcacacagcgtgattgtgaatcgccgacagctccagatatttagcatgccaaatatttcgcGGGCGTCGGCGATTCTCTGATCGcgtctttggtaattcacactgcgcgattgtcaccacgtgaacgagctccgatttgcctccgattaatgccgagttcacactgcacgattttcaaactcgtcggatcgctgttgttttcacactgcatgacTATCTGGggaagcattcagtcgctgctgtgttcacattgcacgatggatcggcgacaggggctttcacattgcacgatttcacaataggaagaatcgccgacaactctgtctgatccgcaaaccacgtttcacaacaaaacacacgcgagagtgatacgcgagaacctgcgtcgtcagcccgttgttctcgagctAGACTGGAAGTagctattaaaacaatatagcccgcaaatggtctgtgcactgatttccagctacaaaaataaaacagattgcaggagggagatgcagggaacagggattgtgttctgcaaagagtggtaaataataattttgcagtaactgttatgctgttgcggctggtcaagcgtttgtgcttgtttctgtatgatataattgtacatattaaaatactgatctaactcctcaccgaacttcctctgccctgtatctttgtctctcattggctgaaggtcatcgtgatgtagttttcagtcagaaatcattgcacacagcgtgattgtgaatcgccgacagctccagatatttagcatgccaaatatttcgcgggcgtcggcgattctctctgatcgcgtctttggtaattcacactgcgcgattgtcactcacgtgaacgagctccgatttgcctccgattaatgccgagttcacactgcacgattttcaaactcgtcggatcgctgttgttttcacactgcatgacTATCTGGggaagcattcagtcgctgctgtgttcacattgcacgatggatcggcgacaggggctttcacattgcacgatttcacaataggaagaatcgccgacaactctgtctgatccgcaaactacgtttcacaacaaaacacacgcgaggaGTGAtacgcgagaacctgcgtgcgtcagcccgttgttctcgagctAGACTGGAAGTagctattaaaacaatatagcccgcaaatggtctgtgcactgatttccagctacaaaaataaaaacagattgcaggagggagatgcagggaacagggattgtgttctgcaaagagtggtaaataataattttgcagtaactgttatgctgttgcggctggtcaagcgtttgtgcttgtttctgtatgatataattgtacatattaaaatactgatctaactcctcaccgaacttccctctgccctgtatctttgtctctcattggctgaaggtcatcgtgatgtagttttcagtcagaaatcattgcacacagcgaaattgtgaatcgccgacagctccagatatttagcatgccaaatatttcacaggcgtcggcgacatgtcggcgattctctctgatcgcgtctttggtaattcacactgcgcgattgtcactcgcgtgaacgagctccgatttgcctccgatgtggggcatttgtcggcgatttatcaaaacctgtcggcgagtgaaaaatcgggctaaaatcgtgcagtgtgaactcggcattagggcatttgtcggcgatttatcaaaacctgtcggcaagtgaaaaatcgggctaaaatcgtgcagtgtgaactcggcataatgGGATACATGTGCTCACATATTAATTTGCTGATTTTACTACACTTACATCCTGTTTTTTGATAGGTTTGATTTATATAACTCTTTGAAATAGTTATGTTTTTAACTTATAGCCAGATTATTATTGCTTTCTTTGCTTCTCACATTACTAAGGAAAATAACTGCATGGACACTGCTAATATATTCCACTCGTATCCTGAAGGAGGAGCAAGTGATGAGGAGCTTGACAGAGAAAGTGAAACTATTACAGCAGGATCTGTTTTGTCAGACGAGGAAATAAACTACatgaagagagaaaaacacGGTGAGTATCACGATTTTACAATCATCTTTGATAGTCAAAATCAATCCTGACTGGTTTAAAGTGAAGCACAACAGCGTATCAGATATTTTGAAAGTAGTTTAAATGACATTAGAAGATAAAACACAGAGTCTGTAAATCATCAGATTCCagctttacttttattttaacacAGTGCTTGTCTGAGTTTATGCAGTTGGTGAATAATTTGATTCTGTGTAAATAATGTCAGGATTAAATAGTTTTTCATGTGTGCAGGTCATTACTGAGGACTGACTGTTGAGACAGAGCTGGATTTGAGAAAATTATTGCTGAGATGATTCATAACTCACACTGAGGATCAACATCTGTATCTGCTTTTAGATGAAACCATGGCCTCCAGAATGAATCTCTCTGAAGAACATCACACACAGATAAAGACAGTCAAGAGGtgagaaaaactgaaatgtttcactttttttaatgttcagaaacaataaatgcatactacaatagcattttaatttatagtcAGATTCAGGGGGGTGAATCAGATTTAGCTGAACACATCGATGTGTCTGTGAGGAAACATCCTTCAGATCTCTGCAGAGAGGAAGACTCTTCTGTTGAGTCCAGGTGAGATATTATGAGTGTCATATATACTGTAGGTGAGGTGTGTTATTGTCAGCAGTGTCTCTGTTGCTGCtggatgtttctgtgtctgtctgtatctATATGTGTGTATCTGTCTATTTTATTCTACAATACATGAATGAAAAGGGCACATGAGTGCAGATTCCTTTTATTTATATGAAGAGAATACTTTAATATTTCACTCAAGTGAAAGAGATGAACATTAAAGGGAGGTTGAGACAGTAAAGGTGTTTCTGTCGGAGCAGTGTGAGATTTTCAGAAACAGTTTGTATTGCTGTTGTGTTTCAGTCTGTGTGAGAATGAATCTCCTGAACCCAGCTGTGTGTCCATGAAGAGTGACCGATCAATGACTCAATTCAGCTCGGGAGACTCATCTGCTGATCTGAGGTGTTGTTTAGTTTACAGTATAAGaagatattcattcatttactgaTGTGTACTGAATtcattaatacatatttacaaagATATTCAATATTTGTTTAACTACAGTCAAAAACATGAAGGACCAGAATCACATTCAGCAAAGAAGAAATTAGACTCCATTTTCAAGgttggttttgtgtgtgtgtgtctgtctgtgtgtgttttgtttgtttgtttgtttgtttgtgtgtgtgtgtgtgtgtgtgtgtgtgtgtctgtgtgtgttttgtttgtgtgtgtttgtgtgtgtgtgtgtgtgtgtgtgtgtgtgtgtgtgtgtgtgtgtgtgtgcgtgtgcgtgtgtgtgtcccAACACAGTCACCGTGATTTTGCGAAGTAAGACAgtttcctggatcaacattttTTGCTtatcctggatcaacattactGTCCAGAAATATAAACttcctacccctaaacctaaccctacccataatttattcctaaaatcaAAACGATAACTGATTAACAAGGGTGTATAAGCACCTAACCGCGATCATAAGCCTAAAACAGATATTTCCTGAAAAGATATCCCTCAAATCTGTTTGGTTGCGTggaatgttgatccaggaacatgttgtacttGATAAAATTACGTTTACCATTTCAATTCTTACCAACATAAGATAATTTGTTGGTCACTATAAAGCAGATCAATGATCACTAAAGTAGAGAAGCTGAATCCATATGTAACCTGACTGCTGCACAAGGATGAACATCAATCTAGCAAACAGCCAATCCAGTCAAACTCCCTCTTTTAACCTCAGTATCTGTAGACGCTGATGTTTGAGCAAACAGTGGAAGTTATTAGCAGGTGTGATATAATTCAGTTATGTTTATTCATGCCTTTGACTAATCTTCAAAAAAAGGTCacaatttattttgatagtccattTCAGACAtgctactaactataagtaactttgtaactatgtgtcaactacatgtctactaactctcagtagggtaggtttaggtttagtagaataagttgacacttgcaaagtttctcaaagtcagtatgttgtatgttgtggagcCATCAAAATAGTGTTTgaagatattaaacagacaaTCTACTactactctaatgactgctagttacttactgttagtagaatgtctaaagtggactatcaaaataaagtgttacccaaataaATCACTCTTGACTCTTGTGTGTTGATCCTTTGGTTCACCTTCTCTGTGACTGAATGGAggtttattgtttgaatattcACTATGATTTCAGGAGcttgagcacaaaatcattTCTGAGTTGAAAGGTTTTAAGCGACTACTGAGTCCAGATTACCCAGAATGCTCTGAAAGAGACCGTTATGATGACGAGGGTCATAACAGAGTCAGAGAGGGGCTTCTGAAGATCACACTGTTGATCCTGAGGAAGATGAACCAGACAGACCTCGCTAACACACTACAGACCAGTAAGAGCTCTGATCAGCAGATTATAGCCTGTGTTTTTATATGAATCTTCTGTCTTCAGTCACTAATGTTCCTGAATCTCACGACACAATCTAATATCTAACATATCAaacctaaaaatacatttctaaaatattgttCTGCTAATAACAACAATTATTTCCTTTGCTCAGAACTGATGCCTGTGTATCAACAAAAACTCAAATCCAGACTACAGGATAAACATCAGAGAATCAATGAAGGAATGTCCAATCATGGAGACTCAACACGTCTGAATGAGATCTACACAGAGCTCTACATTACAGAGGGAGGCAGTGGAGAGGTCAATAATGAACATAAGGTGAGACAGATTGAGACAGTGTCCAGGAGACCAGAGACACAGGAGACACCAATCAACTGCAACAACATATTTAAACCCTCACCTGGACAAGACAAACCCATCAGAACTGTGCTGACTAAAGGAGTCGCTGGAattggaaaaacagtctctgtgcagaagttcattctggactgggctgaaggaaaagccaatcaggacgttcatttcatatttccaCTTCCTTTCAAGGAGCTGAACCTGATACAGAAAAATCTCAGTTTTGTGGATCTTCTAAACCACCTTCACACAGAAACCAaagaatttaatttaacatattataATGACTACAAAGTCATGTTAATatttgatggtctggatgagtGTCGACTACGTCTAGATTTCCAAAACAATCGTAGCTTGTCTGATGTAACAGAATCAGCCTCAGTGGATGTGCTGCTGACCAACCTCATCAAGGGGAACCTACTTCCTTCTGCTCTCCTCTGGATCACCTCTCgaccagcagcagccaatcagatccctCCTGAGTGTGTCCACCAGGTCACAGAGGTACGAGGATTCAACGACCCTCAGAAGGAGGAatatttcaggaagagaatAAATGATCCGAGTCTGGCTGATAGGATCGTCACACACATCCGATCATCAAAAAGTCTGTTCATCATGTGTCACATCCCAGTCTTCTGCTGGATTTCAGCTGCTGTTCTGGAGAGGATGATGGGTAAAGCAGAGTGTGCAGAGATTCCTAAGACTCTCACACAGATGTTCACACACTTCCTGATCTTTCAGACCAAACTGAAGACACAGAAGTATGATGGGAAATATGACATCGACTCTGATCAGGCTAGAAAGACTATTCTGTCTCTAGGAAAACTGGCTTTTGAACAGCTGGAAAAAGGGAACCTGATCTTCTATGAGGAGGACCTGAAAGACAGCGGCATTGATGTCAGAGAAGTGTCCGTGTACTCAGGAGTTTGTACCCAGATCTTCAGACAAGAGTCTGGACTGCAGCTGGGGAAGGTGTACAGCTTTGTTCATCTGAGTATTCAGGAGTTTCTTGCTGCTTTATTCAAGCTGCTGTCCTTTTCTGAACAAAACACAGGACTGTGGAATATATTCAGATCACCAATGACCAGTTTACTGAAGAGAGAAGTGGACAAGGCCTTACAGAGTGAGAACGGACACTGGGACCTTTTCCTCCGGTTCCTTCTAGGTCTCTCACTAGAGTCTAATCAGACTCTCTTACAAGGCCTCCTGAGAAAGACAGTAAGCAGCTCTCGGATCAATCAGGACACAGCTGAATACATCAAACAGAAGATCAGAGAGAATCGCTCTCCAGAGaaatccatcaatctgttccactgtctgaatgaactgaaTGATCGTTCACTGGAGCAGCAGGTACAAACATACCTGTGCAGAACAGATGACAGTCGTCTCTCTGGAGTCAAACTGTCTGCTGCTCAGTGGTCGGCTCTGGTGTTTGTGCTGCTGAACTCAGAAGAAGAGCTGGATGAGTTTAAACTGTGGAAATATTATCCATCAGAAGAATGTCTCTTGAGGCTGCTGCCAGTGATCAAAGCATCTAGAAAGATTGAGTGAGTATTTTAcagtgtctttgtttttttgacTTTATTGTGTACAGTAGGCCTGTGTTTCTCTACACTGTTTCTGTATATTTTGAGGTCTTTCTTATTTGACACTCAGCTAACATCACAGAGCGCTCTACTAATGACCTGAAGTGTTGAATCAAGTGTGTTTGATAAGAGAGATTCATCCAAAC
The sequence above is a segment of the Onychostoma macrolepis isolate SWU-2019 chromosome 22, ASM1243209v1, whole genome shotgun sequence genome. Coding sequences within it:
- the LOC131529980 gene encoding NACHT, LRR and PYD domains-containing protein 3-like isoform X2 yields the protein MASRMNLSEEHHTQIKTVKSQIQGGESDLAEHIDVSVRKHPSDLCREEDSSVESSLCENESPEPSCVSMKSDRSMTQFSSGDSSADLSQKHEGPESHSAKKKLDSIFKELEHKIISELKGFKRLLSPDYPECSERDRYDDEGHNRVREGLLKITLLILRKMNQTDLANTLQTKLMPVYQQKLKSRLQDKHQRINEGMSNHGDSTRLNEIYTELYITEGGSGEVNNEHKVRQIETVSRRPETQETPINCNNIFKPSPGQDKPIRTVLTKGVAGIGKTVSVQKFILDWAEGKANQDVHFIFPLPFKELNLIQKNLSFVDLLNHLHTETKEFNLTYYNDYKVMLIFDGLDECRLRLDFQNNRSLSDVTESASVDVLLTNLIKGNLLPSALLWITSRPAAANQIPPECVHQVTEVRGFNDPQKEEYFRKRINDPSLADRIVTHIRSSKSLFIMCHIPVFCWISAAVLERMMGKAECAEIPKTLTQMFTHFLIFQTKLKTQKYDGKYDIDSDQARKTILSLGKLAFEQLEKGNLIFYEEDLKDSGIDVREVSVYSGVCTQIFRQESGLQLGKVYSFVHLSIQEFLAALFKLLSFSEQNTGLWNIFRSPMTSLLKREVDKALQSENGHWDLFLRFLLGLSLESNQTLLQGLLRKTVSSSRINQDTAEYIKQKIRENRSPEKSINLFHCLNELNDRSLEQQVQTYLCRTDDSRLSGVKLSAAQWSALVFVLLNSEEELDEFKLWKYYPSEECLLRLLPVIKASRKIDLSGCGITQKGFAALSSALRSNPSLLTELDLSCNTPGDSGVKLLSALLEDPHCKLEKLHLSRCGITQKGCAALSSALRSNPSHLTELNLNNNKPGDSGVKLLSALLEDPHCKLKKLQLRNCSIGEEGCAALISALRSNSSHLTELDLRYNEPGDSGEKLLSALLEDPHCKLKKLYI
- the LOC131529980 gene encoding NACHT, LRR and PYD domains-containing protein 3-like isoform X4 codes for the protein MASRMNLSEEHHTQIKTVKSLCENESPEPSCVSMKSDRSMTQFSSGDSSADLSQKHEGPESHSAKKKLDSIFKELEHKIISELKGFKRLLSPDYPECSERDRYDDEGHNRVREGLLKITLLILRKMNQTDLANTLQTKLMPVYQQKLKSRLQDKHQRINEGMSNHGDSTRLNEIYTELYITEGGSGEVNNEHKVRQIETVSRRPETQETPINCNNIFKPSPGQDKPIRTVLTKGVAGIGKTVSVQKFILDWAEGKANQDVHFIFPLPFKELNLIQKNLSFVDLLNHLHTETKEFNLTYYNDYKVMLIFDGLDECRLRLDFQNNRSLSDVTESASVDVLLTNLIKGNLLPSALLWITSRPAAANQIPPECVHQVTEVRGFNDPQKEEYFRKRINDPSLADRIVTHIRSSKSLFIMCHIPVFCWISAAVLERMMGKAECAEIPKTLTQMFTHFLIFQTKLKTQKYDGKYDIDSDQARKTILSLGKLAFEQLEKGNLIFYEEDLKDSGIDVREVSVYSGVCTQIFRQESGLQLGKVYSFVHLSIQEFLAALFKLLSFSEQNTGLWNIFRSPMTSLLKREVDKALQSENGHWDLFLRFLLGLSLESNQTLLQGLLRKTVSSSRINQDTAEYIKQKIRENRSPEKSINLFHCLNELNDRSLEQQVQTYLCRTDDSRLSGVKLSAAQWSALVFVLLNSEEELDEFKLWKYYPSEECLLRLLPVIKASRKIDLSGCGITQKGFAALSSALRSNPSLLTELDLSCNTPGDSGVKLLSALLEDPHCKLEKLHLSRCGITQKGCAALSSALRSNPSHLTELNLNNNKPGDSGVKLLSALLEDPHCKLKKLQLRNCSIGEEGCAALISALRSNSSHLTELDLRYNEPGDSGEKLLSALLEDPHCKLKKLYI